The following coding sequences are from one Canis lupus baileyi chromosome 19, mCanLup2.hap1, whole genome shotgun sequence window:
- the LOC140611370 gene encoding olfactory receptor 7D2, with amino-acid sequence MTDLINNLSKRPTFLLNGGCHFAATSCYSCLFLYRYIGYMEAGNLTGILEFILLGFSEDPELQPFIFGLFLCMFLVTVLGNLLIILAICSDPHLHTPMYFFLSNLSLVDICFSTTIVPKMLVNIHTENKAISYMDCLTQVYFSMFFPILDTLLLTVMAYDRFVAICHPLHYTVIMSPRLCGLLVFATWFVGIMTSLLHISLMRHLSFCRDLEIPHFFCELTQILKLACSDTFLNSTLIYFMTGVLGVFPLVGILFSYSQIASSIRKMSSSGGKQKAFSTCGSHLSVVSLFYGTGVGVYFTSAVTHSPQKVSVASVMYTVVTPMLNPFIYSLRNKDVKGALGSLLSRVTSCL; translated from the coding sequence ATGACTGACCTCATAAATAACTTGAGCAAAAGGCCAACATTTTTGTTAAATGGAGGGTGCCACTTTGCTGCTACTTCATGTTACTCTTGTCTCTTCCTTTATAGATATATCGGGTACATGGAAGCAGGAAATCTAACAGGAATTTTAGAGTTCATCCTCCTTGGGTTCTCTGAGGATCCAGAACTACAACCCTTCATATTTGGGCTATTCCTGTGTATGTTCCTGGTCACTGTGCTTGGGAACCTGCTCATCATCCTGGCCATCTGCTCTGACCCCCACCTCCAtacccccatgtacttcttcctctccaatcTGTCGTTGGTTGACATCTGTTTCAGCACCACCATAGTGCCCAAGATGCTGGTGAACATCCACACAGAGAACAAAGCCATCTCCTACATGGACTGCCTCACGCAggtatatttttccatgttttttcccATCCTAGACACTCTACTCCTTACTGTAATGGCCTATGACCGGTTTGTGGCCATCTGCCACCCCCTGCACTACACAGTCATCATGAGCCCACGCCTCTGTGGCCTGTTGGTTTTTGCTACCTGGTTTGTTGGTATCATGACATCCCTTCTTCATATCTCTCTGATGAGGCACCTGAGCTTCTGCAGAGACCTTGaaattccacatttcttctgtgAACTGACACAGATTCTCAAGTTGGCCTGCTCTGATACCTTTCTGAACAGCACGTTGATATACTTTATGACTGGTGTGCTGGGTGTTTTTCCCCTTGTTGGTATCCTTTTCTCCTACTCACAGATTGCTTCATCTATAAGGAAGATGTCTTCATCTGGGGGAAAGCAAAAAGCATTTTCCACCTGTGGGTCTCACCTCTcagttgtttctttattttatgggACAGGTGTTGGGGTATACTTCACTTCTGCAGTAACTCACTCCCCCCAGAAAGTCTCAGTGGCTTCAGTGATGTACACTGTGGTCACCCCCATGCTGAACCCCTTCATCTACAGCCTGAGGAACAAGGATGTGAAGGGGGCACTGGGAAGCCTTCTCAGTAGAGTGACCTCTTGTCTGTGA